The following coding sequences are from one Kushneria phosphatilytica window:
- the aroC gene encoding chorismate synthase, producing the protein MSGNTFGKLFTVTTFGESHGPALGAVVDGCPPGLEISEADLQHDLDRRRPGSSRYTTQRREADEVRILSGVFEGVTTGTPIGLMIENTDQRSKDYSKIKDQFRPAHADYTYHHKYGRRDYRGGGRSSARETAMRVAAGAIARKWLAARGVTIRGYMSQLGPIELAFRSWDAVEQNPFFCADPERVPELEAFMDQLRRDQDSVGARISVVAEGLPPGLGEPVFDRLDAELASALMGINAVKGVEVGAGFKSVAQRGSEHRDEMTPEGFLSNNAGGVLGGISTGQPLVAHLALKPTSSITTPGQSIDIHGDPVEVVTKGRHDPCVGIRATPIAEAMMALTLMDHWLRQRAQNGDVQVETPRLRQC; encoded by the coding sequence ATGTCCGGAAATACCTTCGGCAAGCTGTTTACGGTGACGACCTTCGGGGAGAGTCATGGTCCTGCACTGGGGGCCGTCGTTGATGGTTGTCCCCCGGGGCTCGAGATCAGTGAGGCAGATCTGCAGCATGATCTGGACCGTCGGCGACCCGGTAGCTCACGCTATACCACCCAGCGGCGTGAAGCCGATGAGGTCCGTATTCTCTCTGGTGTCTTTGAAGGCGTGACCACTGGCACGCCGATTGGCCTGATGATCGAGAATACCGATCAGCGTTCGAAGGACTATTCGAAGATCAAGGATCAGTTTCGGCCAGCTCATGCCGATTATACCTATCATCACAAATATGGTCGTCGGGACTACCGTGGCGGCGGTCGCTCGAGTGCCCGGGAAACCGCCATGCGGGTGGCGGCGGGGGCCATTGCCCGCAAGTGGCTGGCGGCGCGCGGAGTGACGATTCGTGGTTACATGAGCCAGCTGGGGCCGATCGAACTGGCTTTTCGCAGTTGGGATGCCGTAGAGCAAAACCCTTTCTTCTGTGCCGATCCGGAACGCGTTCCGGAGCTCGAGGCCTTCATGGATCAGCTGCGACGCGATCAGGACAGTGTCGGTGCTCGAATCAGTGTGGTCGCCGAAGGGTTGCCGCCAGGGCTTGGAGAGCCGGTATTCGATCGCCTTGATGCCGAACTGGCAAGCGCTCTGATGGGCATCAATGCCGTCAAGGGCGTGGAGGTGGGGGCCGGATTCAAAAGTGTTGCTCAGCGAGGTAGTGAGCATCGCGACGAAATGACCCCGGAAGGTTTTCTCTCCAACAACGCTGGCGGGGTGCTGGGTGGAATCTCTACCGGTCAGCCGCTGGTCGCTCACCTGGCACTCAAGCCGACTTCGAGCATTACCACGCCGGGCCAGTCCATCGACATCCATGGTGATCCGGTGGAGGTGGTAACCAAAGGCCGACATGATCCCTGTGTCGGTATCCGGGCTACGCCGATTGCCGAGGCGATGATGGCACTGACGCTGATGGATCACTGGTTGCGCCAGCGTGCACAGAATGGCGATGTGCAGGTGGAGACGCCCCGATTGAGACAGTGCTGA
- a CDS encoding MFS transporter yields MMRSDAPTTDSSEGVEAEAADSMDSSTCRVGLVPAPELPRDIAEELCDELPDLLVRHLDDRYQWQVQMKTDPLIGAEEETREMLHQAQALSREQGWDYVVCLTDLPLYRNGRLVIAEGSGASGVILISQPALGASPMRKRIREAIIQMLSELHHGSSSQARDRQQQHNDCQSEARRESGLYNNNARELVGWRLSERIAPIRRITPSDDADISVRFIADSRLRGHCKLLAGMVRANRPWTIFPAFRKIIAVAFATGAYGLLFPTLWRLSDAYSIWRFVLLMLAAMVAMVTWIIIDHGLWEPQRRSDAFPMAALYNLTTLITLGVGVLFYYAILLIMFLAAVFIFVPDGLLQSTLGHEVSPWHYPALAWLTSSVATIAGALGAGLESDETVRSATYGYRQKSRQQRVQQLKGQQKESASSPRE; encoded by the coding sequence ATGATGCGCAGCGATGCCCCCACCACGGACTCTTCGGAAGGCGTCGAGGCCGAGGCTGCGGACTCGATGGATTCGAGTACCTGCCGGGTTGGTCTGGTACCCGCCCCCGAGTTGCCCCGGGACATCGCCGAAGAGCTCTGTGATGAGTTACCCGACCTGCTGGTCCGTCACCTTGATGATCGCTATCAGTGGCAGGTGCAGATGAAGACTGATCCCCTGATCGGCGCCGAGGAAGAAACCCGGGAAATGCTTCACCAGGCACAAGCACTGAGCCGTGAGCAGGGATGGGATTATGTGGTCTGCCTGACCGACCTGCCACTGTATCGCAACGGCCGGCTGGTGATCGCCGAAGGCAGTGGAGCCAGCGGGGTTATCCTGATTTCCCAGCCGGCACTGGGGGCCTCGCCCATGCGCAAGCGTATCCGGGAAGCCATCATTCAGATGCTCAGCGAACTGCATCATGGCAGTTCCAGTCAGGCCCGTGACCGCCAACAGCAGCATAACGATTGTCAGAGCGAAGCCCGTCGCGAGAGTGGGCTTTACAACAACAATGCAAGAGAACTGGTGGGGTGGCGACTTTCCGAACGTATTGCGCCAATTCGGCGGATAACGCCATCGGATGACGCCGACATCAGTGTACGATTCATCGCCGATTCTCGCCTCCGGGGGCACTGCAAGCTGCTGGCCGGCATGGTAAGAGCCAATCGCCCATGGACCATCTTTCCGGCCTTCCGCAAGATTATCGCCGTTGCCTTTGCGACCGGCGCCTATGGGCTGCTTTTTCCGACACTCTGGCGCCTGAGCGATGCGTACAGCATCTGGCGTTTTGTCCTGCTGATGCTGGCCGCGATGGTCGCCATGGTGACCTGGATCATCATCGACCACGGTCTATGGGAACCACAGCGTCGCTCGGATGCTTTCCCGATGGCAGCGCTTTATAATCTCACGACCCTGATCACGCTCGGCGTCGGTGTACTGTTCTACTACGCCATACTGTTGATAATGTTTCTGGCCGCAGTATTCATTTTTGTTCCGGATGGTCTGCTGCAATCCACGCTGGGTCATGAAGTTTCGCCATGGCACTACCCGGCTCTGGCATGGCTGACCAGCTCGGTGGCAACCATAGCCGGCGCGCTGGGCGCCGGCCTGGAAAGTGATGAGACAGTGCGCAGCGCCACGTACGGTTATCGGCAGAAAAGTCGTCAGCAGCGCGTTCAACAGCTCAAGGGCCAACAGAAGGAATCGGCGTCCTCACCCCGCGAATAA
- the epsC gene encoding serine O-acetyltransferase EpsC, which translates to MTQRMDHVFARLREEARATMNREPLLRAFITARITAHDDLAGCLTAILSRRLADDDLPREALESLFAQCHAQDETLADMAASDILSVLERDAAAEDALSVVLYQKGFQALQSHRLAHHLHGLGRTEMAMMLQSRSAEVFGVDIHPRCPIGESVMFDHATGIVIGETASIGDNVSILQGVTLGGTGKVGGQRHPQVRSGVLIGAGAIVLGNIEIGWGAQIGAGSVVLDAVEPHTTVVGVPARPVGRPCCPSPSVTMEHGAFDREQYGRKPLSAPAHRTGD; encoded by the coding sequence ATGACGCAACGCATGGATCATGTCTTCGCGCGGTTGCGCGAAGAAGCTCGTGCCACCATGAATCGAGAGCCGCTGCTGCGAGCTTTCATCACTGCGCGGATTACAGCGCATGATGATCTGGCCGGTTGTCTGACCGCCATTCTGTCGCGACGCCTGGCTGATGACGATCTGCCCAGGGAGGCGCTGGAGAGTCTCTTTGCCCAGTGCCATGCACAGGATGAAACACTAGCCGATATGGCGGCGAGTGACATCCTCTCGGTGCTTGAGCGGGACGCAGCAGCCGAAGACGCGTTAAGCGTGGTGCTTTATCAGAAGGGATTTCAGGCACTGCAGAGTCATCGGCTGGCACATCATCTGCATGGTCTTGGGCGTACCGAAATGGCCATGATGCTGCAAAGCCGCAGTGCCGAGGTGTTCGGTGTCGATATTCATCCGCGCTGCCCGATCGGGGAAAGCGTCATGTTCGATCACGCTACCGGTATCGTCATCGGGGAAACGGCCAGCATTGGTGACAATGTATCCATCCTGCAGGGCGTTACACTGGGCGGTACAGGCAAGGTCGGTGGACAGCGCCATCCCCAGGTGCGTAGTGGTGTATTGATCGGTGCCGGTGCCATTGTACTGGGCAACATCGAGATCGGCTGGGGCGCACAGATCGGGGCAGGCAGTGTGGTACTGGATGCGGTCGAGCCACATACCACTGTGGTAGGCGTACCCGCCCGGCCGGTGGGACGCCCCTGCTGTCCAAGTCCTTCAGTGACCATGGAGCACGGGGCTTTTGATCGTGAACAGTATGGGCGCAAACCCTTGAGTGCACCGGCGCATCGTACCGGCGACTGA
- a CDS encoding LysR family transcriptional regulator, whose product MDTQSLRAFLAVAEQESFSLAAEQLHLTQPAVSKRVATLEGQIGARLFDRIGRHIGLTEAGHTLLPRARQILVMFDDTQRALTNLNGSIGGSLSLATSHHVGLHRLPPLLKHFTRQHPAVRLDLRFLDSEQAYQQVLDGALELAVVTLAPSPSKELVTVPIWVDQLHFVCGNEHPLASARELPLSALSDFDAVLPGDLTFTRGIVTETFAQEGLRVRVSMSTNYLETLKMMVSIGLGWSVLPETMIDDELHRLPIHHRPIERPLGYLFHRGRTLSNAASSMLRLLDAERTAEQDMAHE is encoded by the coding sequence ATGGATACTCAGAGTCTGCGCGCCTTTCTGGCCGTTGCCGAACAGGAGTCCTTTTCACTGGCCGCCGAGCAGCTTCATCTTACTCAACCGGCTGTCAGCAAGCGGGTGGCCACGCTCGAGGGTCAGATTGGCGCACGCCTGTTCGATCGCATCGGTCGTCATATCGGTCTTACCGAGGCGGGCCATACCCTGTTACCCCGCGCACGGCAGATTCTGGTGATGTTCGATGATACCCAACGGGCCTTGACCAATCTCAATGGCAGCATTGGTGGCAGCCTGTCACTCGCCACCAGCCATCATGTTGGTCTGCACCGACTGCCGCCCCTGCTCAAGCATTTTACCCGTCAGCATCCGGCGGTCAGGCTGGATCTACGGTTTCTGGACTCGGAACAGGCCTACCAACAGGTGCTCGATGGCGCTCTGGAGCTGGCCGTGGTGACGTTGGCCCCTTCCCCCAGCAAGGAACTGGTGACGGTGCCGATCTGGGTCGATCAGCTCCATTTCGTTTGCGGCAATGAACATCCGCTGGCAAGCGCCCGGGAGCTGCCGCTGTCAGCATTGTCCGATTTCGATGCGGTGCTGCCGGGCGATCTGACCTTCACCCGTGGCATCGTCACCGAAACCTTTGCCCAGGAGGGATTGCGCGTCCGCGTTTCCATGTCGACCAACTATCTCGAGACGCTGAAGATGATGGTCAGCATCGGGCTGGGCTGGAGCGTGCTGCCGGAAACCATGATCGACGATGAGCTGCATCGTCTGCCAATACACCATCGACCCATCGAGCGGCCGCTGGGCTATCTTTTTCATCGTGGCCGCACACTCTCCAATGCGGCGAGCTCGATGCTCCGGCTACTGGACGCCGAACGCACTGCCGAGCAGGACATGGCCCACGAGTAA
- the leuC gene encoding 3-isopropylmalate dehydratase large subunit, with translation MAAQTLYDKLWNSHLVSTRDDGTALIYIDRHLLHEVTSPQAFEGLRLAGRQPWRIDTNIATVDHNVSTLTEERNAGISGIADDVSRIQVQALDDNTRGLGIETFGINDIRQGIVHVIGPEQGATLPGMTVVCGDSHTATHGAFGALAHGIGTSEVEHVLATQCLIQRKMKNMQIRVEGELGPHVTAKDIILAVIGRIGTAGGTGYAVEFAGSAIESLSMEGRMTICNMAIEGGARVGLVAVDQTTIDYIGNRPFAPSGEQWEAAVESWRQLVSDEDAHFDRVVTLDAAEIEPQVSWGTSPEMVAGVNDRVPDPQSFTDETAQRGAIRALEYMGLTAGQKMTDIRLDRIFIGSCTNARIEDLRAAAKIVDGRRVASTIKQAMVVPGSGLVKRQAEEEGLDMIFRRAGFEWREAGCSMCLAMNADKLGAGEHCASTSNRNFEGRQGYGGRTHLVSPAMAAAAAVAGHFVDVREFVNTPVRAQA, from the coding sequence ATGGCAGCCCAGACCCTCTATGACAAACTCTGGAACTCGCATCTCGTGTCGACACGTGACGACGGCACAGCGCTGATCTACATCGATCGCCATCTGTTGCATGAGGTGACGTCACCGCAGGCATTCGAGGGGCTGCGTCTGGCGGGGCGTCAACCGTGGCGCATCGATACCAACATTGCGACCGTCGACCATAATGTCTCGACGCTCACCGAAGAACGTAACGCCGGTATTTCAGGCATCGCCGACGATGTCTCGCGCATTCAGGTCCAGGCGCTCGATGACAATACTCGCGGGCTGGGCATCGAGACCTTCGGTATCAATGACATCCGTCAGGGCATTGTCCATGTCATCGGGCCGGAGCAGGGCGCAACCCTGCCTGGCATGACCGTGGTCTGTGGCGACTCCCATACCGCGACCCATGGTGCCTTTGGTGCACTCGCACACGGTATTGGCACCTCCGAGGTCGAGCATGTGCTGGCTACTCAATGCCTGATTCAGCGCAAGATGAAGAACATGCAGATCCGGGTGGAAGGTGAACTCGGGCCGCATGTGACTGCCAAGGACATCATTCTGGCGGTCATCGGTCGCATCGGCACTGCCGGAGGCACCGGTTATGCAGTGGAGTTCGCCGGCAGCGCGATCGAATCGCTGTCGATGGAAGGCCGCATGACCATCTGCAACATGGCGATCGAGGGAGGTGCCCGAGTCGGTCTGGTGGCGGTTGATCAGACCACCATCGATTACATTGGCAACCGCCCCTTTGCGCCCTCCGGCGAACAGTGGGAAGCCGCCGTCGAGAGCTGGCGCCAGCTGGTTTCCGACGAGGATGCGCATTTCGATCGTGTGGTGACGCTGGATGCGGCCGAGATCGAGCCCCAGGTGAGCTGGGGGACCAGTCCCGAGATGGTGGCCGGAGTGAATGACCGGGTGCCCGATCCGCAATCGTTCACTGACGAGACCGCACAGCGCGGGGCTATCCGGGCACTCGAATACATGGGGCTGACGGCAGGTCAGAAGATGACCGACATTCGACTCGATCGGATCTTCATTGGTTCATGCACCAACGCCCGCATCGAGGATCTTCGTGCTGCAGCGAAGATCGTCGATGGCCGACGCGTGGCGTCAACCATCAAGCAGGCGATGGTGGTGCCGGGCTCCGGGTTGGTGAAGCGTCAGGCCGAGGAGGAAGGTCTGGATATGATCTTCAGGCGTGCCGGGTTCGAGTGGCGCGAAGCCGGCTGCTCGATGTGCCTGGCGATGAACGCGGACAAGCTGGGTGCCGGCGAGCACTGTGCCTCGACCTCCAATCGCAACTTTGAAGGGCGGCAGGGTTACGGTGGCCGGACGCATCTGGTGAGTCCAGCGATGGCGGCTGCGGCTGCCGTGGCGGGGCACTTTGTAGATGTGCGCGAATTCGTCAATACGCCGGTACGGGCGCAGGCCTGA
- the leuD gene encoding 3-isopropylmalate dehydratase small subunit — translation MQRFIRHQGVAAPLDRANVDTDLIIPKQFLKSIKRTGFGPNLFDELRYQDEGYPGRDNSKRPLNPDFVLNQPRYENASILLARRNFGCGSSREHAPWALTDFGFRAVIAPSFADIFFNNAFKNGLLLITLDEATVDQLFQEVEATPGYQLDIDLTAQQIHRPAGESIDFEVDPFRKYCLENGLDDIGITLDENSEAIRRFEARHRAANPWLFRDAAANQA, via the coding sequence ATGCAGCGATTCATTCGGCATCAGGGTGTGGCAGCGCCGCTCGATCGGGCCAACGTCGATACCGATCTGATCATTCCCAAGCAGTTTCTCAAGTCGATCAAGCGTACCGGGTTCGGCCCCAATCTCTTCGATGAGTTGCGCTATCAGGATGAGGGCTATCCGGGGCGGGACAATTCGAAGCGACCACTCAATCCAGACTTCGTGCTCAACCAGCCGCGCTATGAAAATGCCAGCATTCTGTTGGCGCGTCGCAATTTTGGCTGCGGTAGCTCGCGCGAGCATGCCCCATGGGCGCTGACCGATTTCGGTTTCCGGGCCGTCATTGCTCCCAGCTTTGCCGATATCTTCTTCAACAACGCTTTCAAGAATGGGTTGCTGCTGATCACGCTGGACGAAGCGACCGTCGATCAGCTGTTTCAGGAAGTCGAGGCGACACCCGGCTATCAGCTCGATATCGATCTGACCGCTCAGCAGATTCATCGTCCTGCAGGCGAGAGCATTGACTTCGAAGTCGATCCGTTTCGCAAGTACTGTCTGGAGAACGGGCTGGACGATATCGGCATCACGCTTGATGAGAATAGCGAAGCGATCCGCCGGTTCGAGGCGCGTCATCGAGCGGCCAATCCATGGCTGTTCCGCGACGCAGCAGCCAATCAGGCCTGA
- the leuB gene encoding 3-isopropylmalate dehydrogenase: MSRKILILPGDGIGPEITREARRVLEACRDEGLDIALDEAPVGGAAIDESGVPLAPETLEKAKAADAILLGAVGGPKWDAMEDISKRPEKGLLALRKELGLFGNLRPALLYPQLVEASSLKPDVVSGLDIMIVRELTGGIYFGQPRGRDTHEDGTRYGYNTYVYDEHEIRRIGRVAFEMAQKRKKRLCSVDKANVLEVTMLWRDIMNELAPEYPDVELSHMYVDNAAMQLVRAPKQFDVIVTGNMFGDILSDAAAMLTGSIGMLPSASLNESGQGMYEPCHGSAPDIAGQGLANPLATILSIAMMLRYSLNAPAHADRIERAVGEVLDRNLRTADIAYPGTEQVSTEAMGEAVVAAFQRSR; the protein is encoded by the coding sequence ATGAGCCGCAAGATTCTGATACTGCCGGGTGACGGCATTGGACCTGAAATTACCCGTGAAGCACGCCGGGTGCTCGAAGCCTGTCGTGATGAAGGGCTGGACATCGCACTTGATGAGGCGCCGGTTGGCGGGGCTGCGATCGATGAATCGGGTGTGCCGCTGGCACCCGAGACGCTGGAGAAGGCGAAAGCGGCTGATGCCATTCTGCTGGGTGCTGTGGGCGGTCCCAAATGGGATGCCATGGAGGATATCAGCAAGCGACCCGAGAAAGGGTTGCTGGCCCTGCGCAAGGAGCTGGGTCTGTTTGGCAATCTGCGCCCGGCACTGCTTTATCCGCAGCTGGTAGAGGCTTCCAGCCTCAAGCCCGATGTGGTCTCGGGGCTGGATATCATGATTGTGCGTGAGCTGACTGGTGGCATTTACTTCGGTCAGCCGCGCGGTCGTGATACCCATGAAGATGGTACCCGCTACGGCTATAACACTTATGTCTACGATGAGCACGAGATTCGCCGTATCGGCCGGGTCGCCTTCGAAATGGCGCAGAAGCGCAAAAAGCGATTGTGCAGCGTCGACAAGGCCAATGTGCTGGAAGTTACCATGCTCTGGCGCGACATCATGAATGAGCTGGCGCCAGAGTATCCTGATGTTGAACTCTCGCACATGTATGTCGATAACGCCGCCATGCAGCTGGTGCGCGCGCCGAAGCAGTTCGATGTGATCGTCACCGGCAACATGTTCGGCGACATTCTTTCCGATGCTGCCGCGATGCTGACCGGTTCGATCGGCATGCTGCCGTCGGCCTCGCTAAACGAATCGGGGCAGGGCATGTATGAGCCCTGTCATGGCAGTGCGCCGGATATTGCCGGGCAGGGGCTGGCCAATCCGCTGGCCACCATTCTTTCGATAGCGATGATGTTGCGCTATTCATTGAACGCCCCGGCCCATGCCGATCGCATCGAGCGCGCGGTAGGCGAGGTGCTGGACCGCAATCTGCGTACCGCGGATATCGCCTATCCCGGCACTGAACAGGTATCGACCGAGGCCATGGGTGAGGCTGTCGTGGCAGCCTTCCAGCGTAGTCGGTAG
- a CDS encoding GNAT family N-acetyltransferase: MPQPDTEWTIRRADAEDAEAVWQIVSHPEVHACTLQLPYTSLSRWQQRLARADQRGDCFLAACAPGQTGDVLGLIGVHQVADSPRVAHVRTLGIGVHPNYAGRGIGSALLRSAIDLADNWLNVTRLSLGVYSHNQRAIALYERHGFVREGLSRGLAFGHGRYLDSIEMARLHPRLERTLAEQRAE; the protein is encoded by the coding sequence ATGCCCCAGCCTGATACTGAATGGACCATTCGCCGTGCCGATGCCGAGGACGCCGAAGCGGTATGGCAGATTGTCAGCCACCCCGAGGTCCATGCCTGCACACTGCAGTTGCCCTATACATCGCTGTCACGCTGGCAACAGCGCCTGGCCAGGGCCGATCAGCGAGGAGACTGCTTTCTGGCAGCCTGTGCGCCCGGGCAAACCGGGGACGTGCTGGGGCTGATCGGCGTTCATCAGGTTGCGGATTCGCCCAGAGTGGCTCATGTACGCACGCTGGGAATAGGTGTGCATCCGAACTACGCCGGCCGTGGCATTGGCAGTGCCCTGCTGCGCTCGGCCATTGATCTGGCAGACAACTGGCTCAACGTGACTCGCCTGAGTCTGGGCGTCTATAGTCATAATCAGCGTGCCATTGCACTCTATGAGCGTCACGGTTTTGTGCGGGAAGGGCTTTCTCGTGGTCTGGCCTTCGGTCATGGTCGTTATCTGGACAGTATTGAAATGGCGCGATTGCATCCGCGACTGGAGCGCACCCTCGCCGAGCAGCGCGCCGAATGA
- the asd gene encoding aspartate-semialdehyde dehydrogenase codes for MLRTGFVGWRGMVGSVLMQRMQDDHLFGKIEPVFFTTSQVGQPAPEVGVEAPALKNAFDLDELKKLDVIVTCQGGDYTSEVYTPLREAGWQGYWIDAASSLRMADDSTIVLDPVNRALIDRQLDAGTRTFAGGNCTVSLMLMGLGGLFEADLVEWMTSMTYQAASGAGAQNMRELLSQMSAIGNAARAELDDPASAILDIDRKVIDAMRDPNFPIEQFGAPLGGSLLPWIDKKLDNGQSKEEWKGGAESNKILGLAPNTVPVDGICVRVGSMRSHAQAFTIKLKRDVPMDEIEDRIARHNEWVSVVANDKAATLERLTPAAVTGTLDVPVGRLRKMAMGNEYLSAFSVGDQLLWGAAEPLKRMLALLIERH; via the coding sequence ATGTTGAGAACCGGATTTGTCGGCTGGCGCGGCATGGTCGGTTCCGTGCTGATGCAACGCATGCAGGACGATCATCTGTTCGGGAAGATCGAACCGGTCTTCTTCACGACCTCTCAGGTCGGTCAGCCGGCACCCGAGGTTGGCGTTGAAGCACCAGCACTGAAAAATGCCTTCGATCTCGACGAGCTGAAAAAGCTCGATGTCATCGTGACCTGTCAGGGCGGTGACTACACCAGCGAGGTCTACACACCGCTGCGTGAGGCCGGCTGGCAGGGATACTGGATTGATGCGGCCAGCAGCCTGCGCATGGCCGATGACAGCACCATTGTGCTTGATCCCGTCAACCGGGCGCTGATTGATCGTCAGCTCGATGCCGGTACGCGTACCTTCGCCGGGGGCAACTGTACGGTCAGTCTGATGCTGATGGGCCTGGGTGGGCTGTTCGAGGCCGATCTGGTCGAGTGGATGACCTCCATGACCTATCAGGCCGCTTCCGGGGCTGGCGCGCAGAACATGCGTGAGTTGCTTTCGCAGATGAGTGCCATCGGGAACGCGGCACGCGCCGAACTGGATGATCCCGCCTCAGCGATTCTGGACATCGATCGCAAGGTCATCGATGCCATGCGTGATCCGAATTTCCCGATCGAGCAGTTCGGTGCGCCTCTTGGCGGCAGTCTGCTGCCGTGGATTGACAAGAAGCTGGATAACGGTCAGAGCAAGGAAGAGTGGAAGGGTGGCGCCGAGAGCAACAAGATACTCGGCCTGGCGCCGAATACGGTGCCGGTCGACGGTATCTGCGTGCGTGTCGGTTCGATGCGCTCTCACGCTCAGGCATTCACCATCAAGCTCAAGCGTGATGTCCCGATGGATGAGATCGAGGATCGCATTGCCCGGCATAACGAGTGGGTCAGCGTGGTCGCCAATGACAAGGCCGCTACTCTGGAGCGTCTGACACCGGCCGCCGTGACCGGTACGCTTGATGTGCCAGTGGGGCGCCTGCGCAAGATGGCGATGGGTAATGAGTATCTGTCGGCATTCTCGGTCGGTGATCAGCTGTTGTGGGGTGCGGCCGAGCCACTCAAGCGTATGCTTGCGCTATTGATTGAAAGACACTGA